In Streptococcus porcinus, the genomic window AACTAACTCCAAGCCTGTTTCACTTTTCCCTATGCCAGAATCACCTTGAATCAGAACACCCATACCATAAATATCCATTAGTACACCGTGAACACTAGTTCTTTCAGCTAAAAGTGAATCTAAATAATAAGAAATACTTCCAGAAAGACGACTGGTCGACACTTTGCTTCGTAGTAAAACAATACCTTCTTCTTCTGCTGCTTGAATCATTTCTTCAGGAACAGACAAATCTCTAGAAATAATAACCGCCGGAGTATCATTTTTAAACATTTCCTTCAAGACAGAATAACGATTATGTGCGGTCATTTTAGTCAAATATGACCATTCCTTCATCCCAAAAAGCTGAATTCGTTCAGGGGAGTAATAGTCAAAATAACCTGTCATTTCAAGTCCTGGTCTTGAAATATCTGAGGTTGTGATTTCCTTGGTCAGAAGGTCATCAGTACTGTATATCTTTTCTAAGCGAAGCCTATCAACAAGCATTTTTACTGTTACAGTCATAATTTCTCCTTTTTTATATTATAACACAAGACAAAACCTTAACTCTAGCAAAGACTTGTAAAATTAGGATTTTCCTAAGACAAATATAAGGAAAAAGCCTTTATTAAATAATAAAGACTCTAGTAGATATCAATAGCTTCATTAAAAATCATGAGTCAATCCTGTTTAGTTGACTCATGTCTATACATTATTCTTACCAGAACCAACCATCATCGTCATCATTGGCTGGATCAGCATTTTTACGTTTACGCGGACCATTAGCTCCGTTCCTACCAATTAAATCTTCTTTGTAAGGAAGGAAGATAGCTAGTAAAATATAAAGGACTAGTCCAAAGCCCGAAAAATACATTAAGAGAGCTGCTAAGACACGGGCAACTGCCAAATCCCAACCATATTTGTCAGCCAATCCTGCCACAACACCTGCAATTAACCTATTTTTCCTTTGTTTATAGAATTTGCTTTCCATGATAAAACTCCTTTTATCTTCGATAGTAATATTATAATCCTTATGGGGAGAAAAATAAATCAGCCTTTTGACTGATTTATTTCAAGTAGTCGGCCTCGACAGCGACCACAAAAATAGATTTTAGTATTGATTCGTCGTTTACGTTGATACATCTGCCGACAATTCTGACATTGATAAAACTTGTGAGTTAATTTTTGCTGGCTCTTGGGTGCAAACCTTAAGCCATCAACTTTTCTTAAGAGTTCCTTGAAATCCTTATCTTGATGTCGGTATCCTTTTTTCGCAAAATAAAGATGATAGTGACAAAGCTCATGACGGACGATCTGACGAAAGACAGGTTCACCGAACTCTTGATAAAGATGAGGATTAAAATCAAGATGACCATCACGCGGAAAAAAACGTCCTCCCGTCGATCGTAAGCGACTATTCCATATCGCTTGATGTCGAAATGGTTTGTCAAAATCTGCTAATGAAACCTCTTGCACATACTTAGTGAGATTCATTTGGCGCAATTAAGGAAAGATTTACTTTGTGACGAGCTAAATCAATTTTTGAGACCCAAACAGTGACCAAATCACCGACTGAAAGAACTTGGCTAGGATGGTTGACAAAGGTTTGGCTCATCTCAGAAATATGAATGAGACCATCTTCGTGCACACCAATATCTACAAAGGCTCCAAAATCAACGACGTTACGCACAGTACCTTCCAGTTTTTGTCCGATGGCT contains:
- the hprK gene encoding HPr(Ser) kinase/phosphatase, with translation MTVTVKMLVDRLRLEKIYSTDDLLTKEITTSDISRPGLEMTGYFDYYSPERIQLFGMKEWSYLTKMTAHNRYSVLKEMFKNDTPAVIISRDLSVPEEMIQAAEEEGIVLLRSKVSTSRLSGSISYYLDSLLAERTSVHGVLMDIYGMGVLIQGDSGIGKSETGLELVKRGHRLVADDRVDVYAKDEETLWGEPAEILRHLLEIRGVGIIDVMSLYGASAVKDSSQVQLAIYLENFEAGKVFDRLGNGNEEIEFSGVKIPRIRIPVKTGRNVSVVIESAAMNHRARQMGFDATKTFEDRLTQLISKNEGV
- a CDS encoding PspC domain-containing protein: MESKFYKQRKNRLIAGVVAGLADKYGWDLAVARVLAALLMYFSGFGLVLYILLAIFLPYKEDLIGRNGANGPRKRKNADPANDDDDGWFW
- a CDS encoding SprT family protein; this translates as MNLTKYVQEVSLADFDKPFRHQAIWNSRLRSTGGRFFPRDGHLDFNPHLYQEFGEPVFRQIVRHELCHYHLYFAKKGYRHQDKDFKELLRKVDGLRFAPKSQQKLTHKFYQCQNCRQMYQRKRRINTKIYFCGRCRGRLLEINQSKG